A single Drosophila miranda strain MSH22 chromosome XR, D.miranda_PacBio2.1, whole genome shotgun sequence DNA region contains:
- the LOC108152390 gene encoding actin-related protein 3, protein MTGRLPACVIDVGTGYSKMGFAGNKEPQFIIPSAIAIKESARVGDTNTRRITKGIEDLDFFIGDEAFDATGYSIKYPVRHGLVEDWDLMERFLEQCIFKYLRAEPEDHYFLLTEPPLNTPENREYTAEIMFETFNVPGLYIAVQAVLALAASWASRSAEERTLTGIVVDSGDGVTHVIPVAEGYVIGSCIKHIPIAGRNITSFIQSLLREREVGIPPEQSLETAKAIKEKHCYICPDIAKEFAKYDSEPNKWIRNFSGVNTVTKSPFNVDVGYERFLGPEIFFHPEFSNPDFTIPLSETVDNVIQNCPIDVRRPLYNNIVLSGGSTMFKDFGRRLQRDIKRSVDTRLRISENLSEGRIKPKPIDVQVITHHMQRYAVWFGGSMLASTPEFYQVCHTKAAYEEYGPSICRHNPVFGTMT, encoded by the exons ATGACAGGCAGGCTACCGGCATGCGTAATCGATGTGGGCACCGG CTACTCGAAGATGGGATTTGCTGGCAACAAGGAGCCACAGTTCATCATCCCCTCGGCCATAGCCATCAAGGAGTCGGCTCGCGTTGGCGATACCAATACGCGGCGCATCACGAAAGGCATAGAGGACCTAGACTTTTTCATTGGCGATGAAGCCTTCGATGCCACTGGCTACTCCATTAAA TACCCGGTGCGTCATGGTCTGGTGGAGGACTGGGACTTAATGGAGCGCTTCCTGGAGCAGTGCATTTTCAAGTACTTGCGCGCGGAGCCCGAGGATCACTACTTCCTGCTGACTGAGCCGCCACTAAATACGCCCGAGAACCGGGAATATACGGCGGAAATTATGTTCGAAACATTCAATGTTCCTGGCCTGTATATCGCAGTGCAGGCCGTGCTGGCCCTGGCTGCCAGTTGGGCTTCCAGATCCGCCGAAGAGCGCACACTCACCGGCATTGTGGTGGACAGTGGCGATGGAGTGACGCACGTTATACCCGTG GCCGAGGGCTACGTGATTGGCTCTTGCATCAAGCACATTCCCATTGCTGGCCGCAACATCACATCGTTTATCCAGAGTTTGCTGCGTGAACGGGAGGTGGGCATACCGCCCGAACAAAGCCTCGAAACTGCCAAAGCGATCAAAGAGAAGCACTGCTATATCTGCCCCGACATTGCCAAAGAGTTTGCCAAGTACGACTCAGAGCCAAATAAATGGATACGCAACTTTTCGGGCGTCAACACGGTCACCAAGTCGCCGTTCAACGTCGACGTCGGCTACGAACGCTTCCTGGGACCGGAGATCTTCTTCCATCCCGAGTTCTCGAACCCCGACTTTACCATACCCCTCTCGGAGACTGTCGACAACGTCATCCAGAACTGCCCTATCGACGTGAGGCGTCCGCTGTACAACAACATTGTCCTCAGCGGTGGCTCCACCATGTTCAAGGACTTTGGCAGGCGTCTGCAGCGCGACATCAAGCGATCGGTGGACACGCGCTTACGCATCAGCGAGAACTTATCCGAGGGACGCATTAAG CCAAAACCAATTGACGTTCAAGTGATTACTCACCACATGCAGCGGTATGCAGTGTGGTTTGGCGGCAGCATGTTGGCCTCAACG CCCGAGTTCTATCAGGTGTGTCACACAAAGGCTGCCTACGAGGAGTATGGCCCGAGCATTTGCCGTCACAATCCCGTCTTTGGCACCATGACATAA